The Bradyrhizobium sp. CCGB01 genome segment GGCGCCCAGGTCCAGCAGAACATCGTGCGCGAGGACGGCCATCGGTCCGTCCTGCTCAGTGTGATCAAGAATGGAAATGCCTCGACGCTCGCCGTCGTCAACGGTGTGAAGAAGGCCTTGAAGTCGATTCGGGCGTCGGCTCCTGCGGGGCTGAAGATCAACGAGCTGTTCGACCAGTCGGTCTTTGTGACTCATTCTGTCAATGGCGTGCTGCGCGAAGGTGCGATCGCGGCCGGCCTCACGGCCCTGATGGTCCTGCTCTTTCTGGGATCGTGGCGATCGACGCTGGTCGTCTTGATCTCGATCCCGCTAGCGATGCTTTCGTCGCTGGTCGCGTTGTATTGTCTCGGCGAGACCCTGAACACGATGACGCTCGGCGGGCTCGCACTCGCGGTCGGCATCCTGGTCGATGACTCGACGGTGACGATCGAGAACACGCACCGGCTCTGGACCGAGCAAGGCATGCCGCTGCCGGATGCGACGCTGCATGGAGCGGCTGAAATCGCGGTGCCGACGCTCGTTTCGACGCTCGCGATCAGTTGCGTGTTCACCTCGGTCGTGTTTCTCGAAGGGCCGGCCAAGTACCTCTTCACCCCGTTAGGTCTGGCGGTGGTGTTCGCGATGCTGGCGTCATATGCGTTGTCGCGAACGCTGACGCCGATCACCATCGGCCTGCTGCTGAAAGGCGAGCGGCGTCATGGCGAGGGCGGGGCCCCGTCGGGCATCTTCGGACGTGCCTCGGCCGCGTTCGAGCGCGGGTTCGAACGCCTGCGCAACGGCTATTCCGATCTCTTGTTGACGTTGCTTCGGCGTCGCGCCGTCGTGCCGGTCGTCGCGGTGCTGGTGCTCGCTCTCGGGGCCACCATGTTCGTCTATGTCGGCAGGGACTTTTATCCGTTGATCGACGGTGGCCAGATCCAGCTTCATGTTCGCGCCCCCGCGGGCACGCGCATAGAGCGCACGGAGGCAATCTTCCAGGCGGTCGAAGACAAGATCCGAGATGTCATTCCGGAGCGGGACCGGGCGCTGATCGTCGACAATATCGGGCTTCCGGCGCGTCCCTATAATCTCGCGTTCACCGACGGTTCGACGATAGGCGTGAACGACGGCACCATTCTCGTGTCGCTCAAGGACGGGCACAAGCCGACCGCGGGCTACGTCAGGAAACTGCGGCAGGTGCTGCCATCGGCATTCCCCGAGGACACGTTCTACTTCCAGGCGGCCGATATCGTGACGCAGATCCTGAACTTCGGTCTTCCGGCGCAGATCGATGTGCGCACGGTCGGCTACGGCAACAACAATCTGGCCGTGGCCAAGGAGCTCCAGAAGTCTCTCGCGGCGATCCCCGGCGTCGTCGATGCCCATCTGCAGCAGGAAGTCGATGCTCCGGCGTTCTATGCCGACATCGACCGCACCCGGGCCGCGCAGCTCGGCCTGAATGCGAGCACGGTGGCGACCAATATCAATGTCAGCCTCAGCTCGTCGGCGCAGGTCTCGCCGAATTTCTGGACCGACCCGACGTCGGGCATCCCGTATTACCTGGCGGTGCAGACGCCCGAGTACAGGGCAAATTCGCTGAACGCATTGGGAAACACGCCGGTGTCGACGTCCGTTGCCGCGAGCGGGCAGACGGTGCCGGGGCTCCTCAGCAACGTTGCGACGTTCAAGCGAGGGAGCGTTCCCACCAATTCGAACCAGGCCAATGTCCAGCCGGTGTTTGACGTCTATGCAAGCGTCCAGGGCCGCGATCTTGGCGGCGTGGCGGCCGACATCAACAAGGTGACGTCGACGCTTCAGAAGCAACTCCAGCCGGGCAATTCGATCCAGGTCCTGGGACAGATCCAGAGCATGAACCAGTCGTTCCGCGATCTGGGGATCGGGCTGCTGTTCGCCGCCATCCTGGTCTACCTGCTCATGGTCGTGAACTACCAGAATTTCGGCGATCCCTTTGTCGTGATCCTGGCGCTGCCGGCGACGTTCTGTGGCATCGTGACAATGTTGTTCATCACCGGAACGACGCTGAATGTGCCCTCGCTGATGGGCGCGATCATGGCGGTCGGGGTCGCCTCGGCGAACTCCATTCTGCTCGTGACGTTCGCGCGAGATGAGCAATTGAAGGGACACTCCGCGTTCCAGGCGGCGCTGAGCGCGGGGCGCACCAGAATCCGTCCCGTCCTGATGACCGCTGCCGCGATGATCGTGGGCATGATCCCGATGGCGCTTGGGGGGCCGGGCGAGGAGCAGAACGCCGCGCTCGCGCGCGCGGTTATCGGCGGACTGCTGTTCGCGACCCCGACGACACTGCTGATCGTGCCGTACCTCTTTGCGATGCTGCGCAAAGGTAACGATGGCAAGCCTCACCACGGCGTATTCGAGGAGCAACCGGAATGAGCGACGCTCGCGTGCGGACCAGTGACGATGAAGGGGGGGACCGGCCCGATGCGGAGAGCTGCCGGATCGTCGAGCTCCCGGGCAAAGGCGCTCCATCCGGACGCCGTTATGGCGCCGCGCTGCTCGGAGGAGGGATGCTTCTGCTGCTTGCGGGCGGTCTCGGCGTTGGCGGCTGGCGGCACTATCAGGCGGCGCGTGACGTCGCCGCAGTCGCGGAGCAAGCGAGGACGGCTGTTCCGGACGTCCGGGTGGCGGTGGTTCGGCCCAGCGGTGCGCTGATGAAGGTCACCTTGCCGGCGACGACGACCGCGTTCGAGGCGGCCAATATCTTCGCGCGGACCAGCGGCTATATCGAGAAGCGCTACGTCGATATCGGCGATCGGGTGAAGAAGGGCGATCTTCTGGCGGATATCACAGCTCCGGAGCTTGACCAGCAGATCGCTCAGGCCCAGGCGACGCTTGCACAAAACCAGGCGGCCTTGCAGCAGGCGCAAGCGAGCCGGGAGCTTGCCGACGTCACCAATTCGCGGGACAGCAATCTGGTCAAGCAAGGCTGGCTGACGGCGCAGCAGGGTGACAACGATCGTCTGACCTTGCGTGCGCAGCAGGGGGCCGTGGGTGTCGCCCAGTCGAACATCACCGCGCAGCAGGCGCAGATCCGCGTCCTCGAGCAGGAGAAGGCCTACCAGCGCGTGGTGGCGCCGTTCGACGGCGTGATCACACAGCGCAATGTGGACAATGGCAGCCTGGTGCAGGCCGGGTCGACCTTCATGTTCACGCTGATGCATTCCAATGTGATCCGAACTCAGGTCTTCGTGCCGCAAGACGAGGCTTTCGGAGTCGGACCGGGCGTCGACGCGGATATTCACGTCCCCGAGATTCCAGGGCGGTCGTTTCCGGGGAAAGTCACGCGGATCGCAAGCGCATTGCAGCCAGGAAGCCGAACTCTGCTGACCGAGATCGACGTGCCCAATCCGGACGGTGCGCTCAGTCCTGGGATCTACTGCACGGTCGAGCTGTCGATCCCGCGCAAGACGCCGTCGATGATGGTCCCGTCCGATGCGCTCGTCTTCGATCAGAACGGTCTTCACGTCGCGGTGGTGCGAAACGACATCGTTCATTTGCAGCACGTCTCGATCGCACGGGACTTCGGCACCTCGGTGGAGGTGCGCGAGGGCGTGCAACCCGGCGATCAGGTCATACTCAATCCAGCGGTGAACCTGGCGGAGGGCAGCAAGGTCACCATACGCAAGGTCGAGGCGAGCTAGGAGCACAGAGATGGTCCGGATCGTGGTTGCAACGATGATCGCCGTAACGTTGGGCTGCTCTCCGATTGAGGCGCAGGTCGCAACAATGGGCACCACGGCCATGGGCCTTCCCACCGTACCGGGTGCGATCGTCACCTCGCCGCTCAATAGTCCAGGCCCGTTTTCCGCTACAACTGAGCCTGGCACTCCCGACACGACGCTGGCGCCCGTTCCACTTGCCTCGGATCCGACCACGCCGGGTACGGTCGTCGTCTGCGCCGTGCCATTGACGTCTGAGACGCCGGTGCCGGCGACTCCGATCGTATCGAGCACGGGCCAGTCGACGTCAGGCATTGGCGCTCTGATATCGCCGGTCATAGGGCAAACCGGCAGCTCCACCGGAACAATTCCCACGTCGGAACCGGTGGGAACGGGGACGACGGCCGCATGCAGCTCGACGCCGGGAGGGCTCGCAGCAAGCGCTGCGTCCCTGCCGCTCTCGATCCCGCAAGTGCCGGCCAGCCTCGCGCCTGGCACGATCCTGCCGGACACCAGCGCCGCGGGCGGCACTGGCATCGATCCAAATGCCGCCGTCATGCCGAGCCCGAACAGCACAAGCTGCATGGAAGGGGTTTCGATGAATCTCGCCGCGCCTGCGACGGTGTTGCCCGCCAACGCGTCAGGCGCTGCCCCAACGCCGGGAGTGTCGCCGATCTTGCCGCCGGGATGCTGAGGCGGTGCTGCTACAAGACATTCGCCTCATCGCACCGCGTGCGGGTCCGGGGGCGATATTCCGGCTGCCGGCGCCTCGGGAACAAGCGTGGCCGGCGCGCTTGCCAGATCGGATGCGAGCGCCCCGGCAGCTGCTCTGCACAGGCGCCGGTATTCGCTCGGCGTTTTGCCCGTGGTGCGTCCGAAGCTGGTCGAGAAATGCGCAGAGCTGGCGTAACCACAAGCATAGGCAATTTCGGTCAGCGTGCGGTTCGGATCGCGCAGGAGCCGCCTGGCGCGCTCGATCCGTTGCAGCATTTGCCAGCGATGGGGCGGAAGGCCCATGGTGGTGCGAAAGCGCTTGCAGAAGCAGCTTGAGCTGAGGCCAATCAATGACGCCATGGCCTCGAGCGACCAGGGCGTGCTGGACGATTCAATCGCCTCTCTGACGCGCCGCAATTGCCATTCGGCAAGACCGTTTCGCACGGAGACGCAATGGACCGGCTGCACCGGGCTTGGCGAGCCCGATATCTTTCCCGCCGTTTGATTGTGCGGACCGGGCTCAGCGATCATCTGCGGCTCCCCTTATGGCAGAGCTGCATTATGATCCGAACGACGTCGTATTTCCTTGGTGCTTTCGTGAAGTTTCCTGAAGCGCGGGTTGGCGCAGCCGGGGCCTGTACCTGCGCTTCACGTTGCCGGGCGCAGCTTCAGAACCTCGGTGTCAGGCGGCAGCATCGTTCCGCCGTCCCGATATTTCCAGTCCACCATCACGCCCTTGTTGCCCCGGACCGTGGTGCGGCCGACAAAGGTCCCCATGGTGCTCTGATGGTCGATGGAACGCCAAATGGCCGGTCCGAACGGCGTTTCGAAGCCGACATTACCAAAGCCGTCGGCCATCGCCTCGGTATCAAAGCTTCCGAGCTTCTCGATCGGAGCCGCGATGGAGCTGATCAAGGCGTGACCGACCACGGAGCCCATCGTGGGGGCCTCGCCATATCGCGCGGAATAGGCCGACGCAAAGGCGTTGTTGGCGTGATCCAGGACTTCGGTCGCCGGATAGCCGGTCACGATCCATCCTTCCGGTGCGTCTTGCCCGAGGGGAAGAAGGTATTCGGGCTCGCCGGTCGTGAACGACACGACGTGTCGCCCTTCGAACAGGCCTCTATCATTGCCTTGCCGGACAAACCTGGCGAGATCGGGTCCGAAGGTGACGTTGAGAATCGCCTCGGGCTTCTGTTGGGTGAGGGCGTTGACAACCACGCCGGCATCAATGGCACCCAGCGGCGGCCACTGGCTGTTGATGAACTCGACGTCAGGACGACGGTCGCTCAGAAGCTGCCTGAACCATCTTACGGCCGACTGCCCATATTCGTAGTTCGGGGCAATCGTCGCCCATCGTGTCGCCTTCAGTTGCGCAGCCTCCTCCACCAGCATGGCGGCCAGCATGTATGTCGAGGGACGGAGCCGGTAACAGTACCGATGTCCTTGCTCCCAAACGAGGGCGTCGGTGAGCGGTTCGCTGGCCACAAAGAGGATCCGGTTTTGCCGGGCGAAGTCGCTGATCGCCAGCCCGACATGCGACAGATAGGCGCCTGCCAGAAGATCGACGCCATTCCGTCGCACGAGTTCTTCGGCGGCGCGCAGCGCGACGCTCGGCTTGCCTTCATCGTCCCGGCTGATGACCTGTAGCTCTCGCCCGAGGACGCCTCCACTTGCATTCAGCTGTTCGACCGCCAACTGCCAGCCGCGTCGGTAGGGCAGGGTAAACGCGGGCGCGCTGCTATAGGAGTTGATCTCGCCGATCCTGATCGGTCTCGTGCCCTGAGCACGGATGATGCCGGGCGAAAACACCGAAGCGCCGACGCCGCCTAGAACCTGTCGTCGAGAGATGCTCATCAAGTGCGGTCCGGAGGAATGAATGTGAGGCTGTTCCAGCGCTGCAGGACGTGTCGTCCCGGTCGAAAGATAGTGCAACCTAGTGGCAGGTACTGGATGTGGGCCGGTCGTCGACGCATGTCGAAATCGAGATGCCCGGAGTTTTAGCGAGACCACGAGCAAAGGCGAGCGCGGGAAGATCGACCTCCCGATCGAACAGGGCGCTGACCGGACCGACGAGCTCGAGCGCGGTCTGCTGTCGGTCCGATCCCGCCATGATCCTTGCCCAGGCTGCCGCGACCTTCAGCTCGTAGAAGCGGCATTGCTGCTCCCTGGCAACGGATAGGCCCTCGGAGAACAGCAGTTCCGAGCGGGACCGATCCGGCGTGCCATCGGCAAGCAGAACCTCGCCCTTGATCCGCAGCAGATCAGCAAGGCACCACAACTGCTGGCCCTGCCGGGAGATAGCTAAGGCATCTTCCACGGCGGCCAGGGCCTGCGCCGTCTCGCCGGCCGCGAGCAGCCCTTCGGCGAGCGATCCGAGAAATTCGGGATTGCGCATCAGCCAGCCGTTCTCGGCCCGCGCTTTCAATCCACCGCGCAGCAGCTCTATTCCATCGTGATGTCTGCCTTGCAGGACGAGCAACTGCCCCTTCAGGCACGATGTCCAGCTCGTCCAGAAAGCTATTCCCTCGCGCGTGACGAGTTCGAGGAGAGACGATATCGCCTGATCGGCAGCGTCGAGATCGTGCGTCATCAGCGCAATGGGGCATACGGCGTTCCGCAGCGCGTAAGCGACCGCGAGCTTGTCTTTCTCGCGTTGCGCCTCCTGGAGGCATTCCGTGGCCAGGGATCTGCTCTGGGCGATCTTTCCCTGGAGCAGCAGGACGCGAGCCAGCATGGCTTTCGCCAGAACGCTCTGGTTGAGCAGGAACCACATCTGGTTCGCGCCGTCCTTTAGCCCGTGAGCCGAATGGTCCAGGGACAGGGTCAGTTCGCGTTGAGCCTCCCCCTGCGCTCCGTAAAAATGGGTGGCGGCGCCTATCAGGCGGCGGCCCACCGTCTCGTTGGCGGGATTGCCTGTACGCAGGGCGATCTCGAGGTATCGCTCTCCGACATCCTGGGCTGCGTCGTATTGACCCGAGTTGAGATTATAGCTCCACAGCGTCCAAACGGCCTTCAGCTGAAGCTCGAGATCCGATAGCTCTTCTGCGAGCACAAGGCCGATGTTCAGCGCCGCTTTCATGCGATCCGCCGAGCCAGTCGTATTGAGAAGCGCGAACCCCAGCGCGACATAAAGCTGCGCCTTGAGCCTCGGGTTGCAGGTCAGCTCTCCGCCGAGATGGGCGAGAGCGTGCTCGATCCGGGTCGAGCATTCCATGAAGGACAGCAATTGCATCCATACCGGCACAAAGCCGGCCGTAAGCTCTACGCCGAGCGCGGCATCGCCGTCGGGCGCGAAGGCCCAGTCGAGCGCCGCATGCACGTTTCCGATCTCCTGGGCAAGGCGAGCGAGATCGTCGGAGGCGGGAGAGGCCTCGTCGAGCGGCGTGATGAGCCGCCTGAGAAAGTTCGCATGCCGTCTGCCGGCTTGCTCGACGAGCCCCGCTTCCGCCAGCTTCTCCAGGGCATAAGCGCGGGTGGTCTCCAGCAGGCGCCACCGCCCTTCAACGGAGGGGTCGAGTGAGACCAGCGATTTCCCGACCAGATTGAATAATGTTTCGATGACGTCCGACCGGGACAACGCGTCGTCCATCATTGCAATGGCCGCATCGAGTGTGAAGCCGGCCGGGAACACTGCGAGCCAGCGCAGCAGGCCTTGCTCTTCCGGCGACAACAGATCGTAGCTCCAGTCCAGTGTCGCTCGCAGGGTCTGGTGCCGCGGCAGCTGGTCCCTGCGGCCGCCGCTCATCAACTCCAGTCGCTTGTCCAGGCGAAGCAAGACGGTGTCCAGGCCAAGATTCGCGGCCTGAGCCGCGGCAAATTCCAACGCGAGCGGAATTCCGTCGAGCCGGCGACAGATGGCGGCCACTTTCAGCAGATCGTCCGCGCCTGGAGCAAAGCTCGCGCGTAGCGCCCGTGTGCGAGCGACGAAGAGCTGCACGGCACTTGCCTGCAACAGCAGGCCGGGATCACGCAAGTCAGAGTCTGGAACAGACAGCGGCGGGATGGCCGCAACGTATTCGCCATCGATGCGGAGGCCTTCCCGGCTGGTCGAAAGAATAGTGACATTTGGACAATAGCGAAGTGCAG includes the following:
- a CDS encoding efflux RND transporter permease subunit, with product MGIVRFALRFPHTFYVLAALIMFLGGIAIWSMPTDIFPEIRIPVVTVVWSYTGLSTPEMEQRVSTYSQYSISANVSGIKNIEAQTLNGLSVQKIYFQPDVNLDLAISQIVSATNAIRALMPPGIQPPIIVQFNASSVPVLQLSLESNSLNEQQLYDFGIYRVRQQLAPVPGVTLPTPAGGKYRQIMVDIDPNKLLSRGLTPLDIVNAVNTQNLTLPTGTAKIGDTQYTVRTNATPASIKDLNMIPVKFANGATIFLKDVAQVRDGAQVQQNIVREDGHRSVLLSVIKNGNASTLAVVNGVKKALKSIRASAPAGLKINELFDQSVFVTHSVNGVLREGAIAAGLTALMVLLFLGSWRSTLVVLISIPLAMLSSLVALYCLGETLNTMTLGGLALAVGILVDDSTVTIENTHRLWTEQGMPLPDATLHGAAEIAVPTLVSTLAISCVFTSVVFLEGPAKYLFTPLGLAVVFAMLASYALSRTLTPITIGLLLKGERRHGEGGAPSGIFGRASAAFERGFERLRNGYSDLLLTLLRRRAVVPVVAVLVLALGATMFVYVGRDFYPLIDGGQIQLHVRAPAGTRIERTEAIFQAVEDKIRDVIPERDRALIVDNIGLPARPYNLAFTDGSTIGVNDGTILVSLKDGHKPTAGYVRKLRQVLPSAFPEDTFYFQAADIVTQILNFGLPAQIDVRTVGYGNNNLAVAKELQKSLAAIPGVVDAHLQQEVDAPAFYADIDRTRAAQLGLNASTVATNINVSLSSSAQVSPNFWTDPTSGIPYYLAVQTPEYRANSLNALGNTPVSTSVAASGQTVPGLLSNVATFKRGSVPTNSNQANVQPVFDVYASVQGRDLGGVAADINKVTSTLQKQLQPGNSIQVLGQIQSMNQSFRDLGIGLLFAAILVYLLMVVNYQNFGDPFVVILALPATFCGIVTMLFITGTTLNVPSLMGAIMAVGVASANSILLVTFARDEQLKGHSAFQAALSAGRTRIRPVLMTAAAMIVGMIPMALGGPGEEQNAALARAVIGGLLFATPTTLLIVPYLFAMLRKGNDGKPHHGVFEEQPE
- a CDS encoding efflux RND transporter periplasmic adaptor subunit encodes the protein MSDARVRTSDDEGGDRPDAESCRIVELPGKGAPSGRRYGAALLGGGMLLLLAGGLGVGGWRHYQAARDVAAVAEQARTAVPDVRVAVVRPSGALMKVTLPATTTAFEAANIFARTSGYIEKRYVDIGDRVKKGDLLADITAPELDQQIAQAQATLAQNQAALQQAQASRELADVTNSRDSNLVKQGWLTAQQGDNDRLTLRAQQGAVGVAQSNITAQQAQIRVLEQEKAYQRVVAPFDGVITQRNVDNGSLVQAGSTFMFTLMHSNVIRTQVFVPQDEAFGVGPGVDADIHVPEIPGRSFPGKVTRIASALQPGSRTLLTEIDVPNPDGALSPGIYCTVELSIPRKTPSMMVPSDALVFDQNGLHVAVVRNDIVHLQHVSIARDFGTSVEVREGVQPGDQVILNPAVNLAEGSKVTIRKVEAS
- a CDS encoding helix-turn-helix transcriptional regulator, which encodes MIAEPGPHNQTAGKISGSPSPVQPVHCVSVRNGLAEWQLRRVREAIESSSTPWSLEAMASLIGLSSSCFCKRFRTTMGLPPHRWQMLQRIERARRLLRDPNRTLTEIAYACGYASSAHFSTSFGRTTGKTPSEYRRLCRAAAGALASDLASAPATLVPEAPAAGISPPDPHAVR
- a CDS encoding ABC transporter substrate-binding protein gives rise to the protein MSISRRQVLGGVGASVFSPGIIRAQGTRPIRIGEINSYSSAPAFTLPYRRGWQLAVEQLNASGGVLGRELQVISRDDEGKPSVALRAAEELVRRNGVDLLAGAYLSHVGLAISDFARQNRILFVASEPLTDALVWEQGHRYCYRLRPSTYMLAAMLVEEAAQLKATRWATIAPNYEYGQSAVRWFRQLLSDRRPDVEFINSQWPPLGAIDAGVVVNALTQQKPEAILNVTFGPDLARFVRQGNDRGLFEGRHVVSFTTGEPEYLLPLGQDAPEGWIVTGYPATEVLDHANNAFASAYSARYGEAPTMGSVVGHALISSIAAPIEKLGSFDTEAMADGFGNVGFETPFGPAIWRSIDHQSTMGTFVGRTTVRGNKGVMVDWKYRDGGTMLPPDTEVLKLRPAT